The DNA segment GAGGCGGTGCTCGACGGCGGCGACCCCCTCCTCGGTCAGCAGGTCGGCCGACAGCGCCTCGACGTGCACGCCGTGCGCGTGCTGGAGCTCGGCGGCGGTGCGCGCGAGCCGCTCGGCGTCGCGCGCGACGATCACGAGGTCGTCGCCGCGCGCGGCGAGCTGGCGGGCGAACTCGGCTCCGATGCCGGCGGTTGCGCCGGTGATGAGGGCGATGGACATGGCTCCACGGTAGCCCCGTCGCGCGCCTCGTACCCTGGAGCCATGACGAGCGCGCGGGTCGATGCCTGGACATGGGCGATCCGGCTCTACCCGACCCGGTCTGCGGCGACCGCCGCGTGCAAAGCCGGGCACGTGAAGGTCAACGGCGCCTCGGCGAAGCCGGCGCAGGTGGTGCGGGTCGGCGACCACGTGCGGGCTCTCACCGCCGGGGGCGAGCGGCTCGTCATCGTCACCGGCATCATCACGAAGCGCACGAGCGCCCCGCTCGCCGCGGCGAACTACGACGACCTGACGCCGCCTCCCCCGCCGAGGGAGGAGCGCCCGGCCGCGGTGCTGCGCGAGCGCGGGGCCGGGAGGCCGACCAAGCGCGATCGGCGGCTCATCGAGCGGCTGCGCGGCCGCGACGGGGTGCCGG comes from the Microcella frigidaquae genome and includes:
- a CDS encoding RNA-binding S4 domain-containing protein, yielding MTSARVDAWTWAIRLYPTRSAATAACKAGHVKVNGASAKPAQVVRVGDHVRALTAGGERLVIVTGIITKRTSAPLAAANYDDLTPPPPPREERPAAVLRERGAGRPTKRDRRLIERLRGRDGVPDELD